In Toxoplasma gondii ME49 chromosome VIII, whole genome shotgun sequence, a single genomic region encodes these proteins:
- a CDS encoding hypothetical protein (encoded by transcript TGME49_270277) translates to MFPASNKEYCFSASSQLKFKSRSIACDGSTRIMAVDSKREWAQLCWSGLKRARESGSTDLLLALKEIRLLLSAEPQQCQMIDLQVVEELLAIAREGTTEPRTDKTVAALLVMLEGLEDKQLTECFSFPSIILLYTVV, encoded by the coding sequence ATGTTTCCCGCGAGTAACAAAGAGTATTGCTTTTCTGCGAGTAGTCAGCTCAAATTCAAGTCTAGGTCTATTGCTTGTGACGGTTCGACCAGAATAATGGCGGTTGACTCAAAGCGAGAGTGGGCACAGCTTTGCTGGTCAGGCCTAAAGAGGGCCAGAGAAAGTGGCTCAACGGACCTGCTGCTGGCTCTGAAAGAAATCAGACTTCTGCTGTCTGCTGAACCGCAACAGTGCCAAATGATCGATCTCCAAGTTGTAGAGGAACTACTGGCAATCGCCCGTGAAGGCACGACGGAGCCGCGTACCGACAAAACTGTAGCGGCACTGTTGGTTATGCTTGAAGGGCTAGAGGACAAGCAGCTCACCGAatgtttttccttccccaGTATCATTCTCCTTTATACGGTAGTCTGA